The following proteins are co-located in the Microplitis demolitor isolate Queensland-Clemson2020A chromosome 5, iyMicDemo2.1a, whole genome shotgun sequence genome:
- the LOC103569619 gene encoding protein LSM14 homolog A isoform X2 — MSSGMPELGSKISLISKADIRYEGRLFTVDPQECTIALANVRSFGTEDRDTKFPVAPQNQIYEYILFRGSDIKDIRVINNVNTIPNDPAIVQMTVQPTMNQQSYQPQPGYGHPMMGQMPPMGGQYGPPYGMAMGAMGPVMTMPPVRDPRGTMNKPPSVMDLISGSRSTTPTSSLLTRKSPTMDQGTQVGQQQQQKQSVGKAVEKPTNRTVHSQQHRERDTQNRARTGSGMSHYSDGKRDVVTHDNQMHNQRHSRGSHGSQGSHGPQGGRGSRGGWIPRGNVSRGRGRGRGGAFPQNQAGNAGGKPKNTLKFDNDYDFEQANTEFEELRSRLAKTKIDVGTENEKKDDSGNETGAGEGEPEEETDVVHYDKAKSFFDNISCEAVERSKGRSQRTDWRTERKLNSETFGVSSTRRGGFRGRGYYNRGMGGGTYRNNNTGPGGPLGGANVGSGGYRGNYRGNRGNNSANRNKRGQNHGSNSNGGQNGPINNQSTSQNRLVTGTA, encoded by the exons ATGAGTTCTGGAATGCCAGAACTTGGCTCTAAGATCAGCTTAATATCTAAAGCTGATATTCGTTATGAAGGAAGACTTTTTACTGTTGATCCTCAAGAATGTACTATTGCTCTCGCTAATG TACGTTCGTTCGGTACCGAGGATCGGGACACGAAATTTCCGGTCGCTCcacaaaatcaaatttacgAGTACATTCTCTTCAGAGGCTCTGATATAAAGGACATTCGGGTTATCAACAATGTCAACACTATTCCTAATGATCCGGCGATTGTTCAg atGACAGTTCAACCAACGATGAACCAACAGTCATACCAACCGCAGCCTGGATATGGACATCCGATGATGGGTCAAATGCCTCCAATGGGTGGACAATATGGGCCGCCGTATGGCATGGCCATGGGAGCAATGGGTCCAGTAATGACGATGCCTCCAGTTAGAGATCCTCGAGGAACAATGAATAAACCTCCAA gtGTTATGGATCTAATAAGTGGCTCACGTTCAACGACACCAACATCTTCATTGCTTACTAGAAAGAGCCCAACAATGGATCAAGGAACCCAAGTAggacaacagcaacaacaaaaacaatcTGTTGGAAAAGCTGTTGAGAAACCTACTAATCGAACTGTACATTCACAACAACATCGTGAACGCGACac aCAAAATCGTGCTCGGACTGGCAGTGGAATGTCACATTACAGCGACGGAAAACGTGATGTAGTTACTCATGATAATCAGATGCACAATCAAAGACATTCTCGTGGCTCTCATGGATCCCAAGGTTCTCATGGACCTCAGGGTGGTCGTGGCAGTCGTGGTGGATGGATCCCACGTGGTAACGTTTCACGCGGGCGTGGACGAGGACGTGGTGGTGCTTTTCCACAAAATCAAGCGGGTAATGCTGGTGGTAAACCTAAAAATACTTTGAAATTCGACAATGATTATGATTTTGAACAAGCAAATACTGAATTCGAAGAACTTAG atctCGATTGGCTAAAACAAAGATTGATGTGGGTacagaaaatgaaaagaaagaTGACAGCGGAAATGAGACAGGCGCTGGTGAGGGAGAACCTGAAGAAGAAACTGATGTTGTTCATTATGACAAAGCTAAATCGTTCTTTGATAATATTAGCTGTGAAGCTGTTGAGAGAAGTAAAGG AAGATCTCAACGTACGGATTGGCGAACAGAACGTAAATTGAATTCAGAAACATTTGGAGTATCATCAACAAGACGTGGTGGTTTCCGTGGTAGAGGCTACTATAACCGTGGAATGGGTGGTGGTACATATCGCAATAATAATACTGGACCTGGTGGACCACTAGGTGGAGCAAATGTTGGATCAGGTGGATACCGTGGAAATTATCGAGGAAATCGAGGTAACAATTCGGCTAATCGTAATAAACGAGGGCAAAATCACGGTAGTAACAGTAATGGTGGACAAAACGGTCCTATCAATAATCAAAGTACAAGTCAAAATCGTCTTGTTACTGGTACCGCGTAA
- the LOC103569619 gene encoding protein LSM14 homolog B isoform X1, which yields MSSGMPELGSKISLISKADIRYEGRLFTVDPQECTIALANVRSFGTEDRDTKFPVAPQNQIYEYILFRGSDIKDIRVINNVNTIPNDPAIVQMTVQPTMNQQSYQPQPGYGHPMMGQMPPMGGQYGPPYGMAMGAMGPVMTMPPVRDPRGTMNKPPSELTSGPIDSNVINIPNTLPTANVKPLTKDQSLEDGVMDLISGSRSTTPTSSLLTRKSPTMDQGTQVGQQQQQKQSVGKAVEKPTNRTVHSQQHRERDTQNRARTGSGMSHYSDGKRDVVTHDNQMHNQRHSRGSHGSQGSHGPQGGRGSRGGWIPRGNVSRGRGRGRGGAFPQNQAGNAGGKPKNTLKFDNDYDFEQANTEFEELRSRLAKTKIDVGTENEKKDDSGNETGAGEGEPEEETDVVHYDKAKSFFDNISCEAVERSKGRSQRTDWRTERKLNSETFGVSSTRRGGFRGRGYYNRGMGGGTYRNNNTGPGGPLGGANVGSGGYRGNYRGNRGNNSANRNKRGQNHGSNSNGGQNGPINNQSTSQNRLVTGTA from the exons ATGAGTTCTGGAATGCCAGAACTTGGCTCTAAGATCAGCTTAATATCTAAAGCTGATATTCGTTATGAAGGAAGACTTTTTACTGTTGATCCTCAAGAATGTACTATTGCTCTCGCTAATG TACGTTCGTTCGGTACCGAGGATCGGGACACGAAATTTCCGGTCGCTCcacaaaatcaaatttacgAGTACATTCTCTTCAGAGGCTCTGATATAAAGGACATTCGGGTTATCAACAATGTCAACACTATTCCTAATGATCCGGCGATTGTTCAg atGACAGTTCAACCAACGATGAACCAACAGTCATACCAACCGCAGCCTGGATATGGACATCCGATGATGGGTCAAATGCCTCCAATGGGTGGACAATATGGGCCGCCGTATGGCATGGCCATGGGAGCAATGGGTCCAGTAATGACGATGCCTCCAGTTAGAGATCCTCGAGGAACAATGAATAAACCTCCAAGTGAGTTGACCTCAGGACCCATCGATTCCAACGTCATCAATATCCCCAATACACTGCCGACGGCCAACGTCAAGCCGTTGACAAAAGATCAATCTCTTGAAGATG gtGTTATGGATCTAATAAGTGGCTCACGTTCAACGACACCAACATCTTCATTGCTTACTAGAAAGAGCCCAACAATGGATCAAGGAACCCAAGTAggacaacagcaacaacaaaaacaatcTGTTGGAAAAGCTGTTGAGAAACCTACTAATCGAACTGTACATTCACAACAACATCGTGAACGCGACac aCAAAATCGTGCTCGGACTGGCAGTGGAATGTCACATTACAGCGACGGAAAACGTGATGTAGTTACTCATGATAATCAGATGCACAATCAAAGACATTCTCGTGGCTCTCATGGATCCCAAGGTTCTCATGGACCTCAGGGTGGTCGTGGCAGTCGTGGTGGATGGATCCCACGTGGTAACGTTTCACGCGGGCGTGGACGAGGACGTGGTGGTGCTTTTCCACAAAATCAAGCGGGTAATGCTGGTGGTAAACCTAAAAATACTTTGAAATTCGACAATGATTATGATTTTGAACAAGCAAATACTGAATTCGAAGAACTTAG atctCGATTGGCTAAAACAAAGATTGATGTGGGTacagaaaatgaaaagaaagaTGACAGCGGAAATGAGACAGGCGCTGGTGAGGGAGAACCTGAAGAAGAAACTGATGTTGTTCATTATGACAAAGCTAAATCGTTCTTTGATAATATTAGCTGTGAAGCTGTTGAGAGAAGTAAAGG AAGATCTCAACGTACGGATTGGCGAACAGAACGTAAATTGAATTCAGAAACATTTGGAGTATCATCAACAAGACGTGGTGGTTTCCGTGGTAGAGGCTACTATAACCGTGGAATGGGTGGTGGTACATATCGCAATAATAATACTGGACCTGGTGGACCACTAGGTGGAGCAAATGTTGGATCAGGTGGATACCGTGGAAATTATCGAGGAAATCGAGGTAACAATTCGGCTAATCGTAATAAACGAGGGCAAAATCACGGTAGTAACAGTAATGGTGGACAAAACGGTCCTATCAATAATCAAAGTACAAGTCAAAATCGTCTTGTTACTGGTACCGCGTAA
- the LOC103569620 gene encoding 15-hydroxyprostaglandin dehydrogenase [NAD(+)] isoform X2 — protein sequence MDRKSRRASAEEKAKELEIIKGLVCGKNIIITGGASGLGYSFVNHFLEHGAKKVAIIDVDTAAGEQAVRIVTKTYGEEKIIFINADTSNHSQMFDTFTQLSKSMDSIDIVVNNAGILDERRWEKEIAVNVTGMLSVATLALQFMGKDQGHNGGVLVNIGQYFDFKTTAQLPVYTATKFAMIGLSQSLGASYHYKRTGVRVMGLCPGLTETALTINSPNRLSSRIMKADFVKNLENLSIQTPYIVAKGLMTILRCGESGSIWVIDNGQTPYEVLTPHYKSLKRYYKNNFIPTFTQPMTKGRPMSELRIYDNNIRTGLTSCA from the exons atgg ATCGTAAAAGTCGTCGTGCGTCTGCTGAAGAAAAAGCTAAAGaacttgaaataataaaaggtCTTGTttgtggaaaaaatattattataactggtGGAGCTTCTGGACTGGGTTACTCATTTGTTAATCACTTTCTTGAACATGGTGCAAAG aaagTTGCAATTATTGATGTGGATACAGCAGCTGGGGAGCAAGCTGTTAGAATAGTAACTAAAACCTAtggagaagaaaaaattattttcatcaatgcTGACACATCAAATCATTCACAAAtgtttg ataCATTTACTCAACTATCGAAATCTATGGATAGTATCGATATCGTAGTTAATAACGCAGGTATTTTAGATGAACGACGATGGGAAAAAGAAATCGCAGTCAATGTT ACTGGAATGTTATCTGTTGCAACTCTTGCACTACAATTTATGGGCAAGGATCAAGGACACAATGGAGGAGTTCTTGTAAATATAGgtcaatattttgattttaaaacaaCAGCTCAACTTCCAGTTTATACAGCAACTAAATTTGCAATGATCGGGCTTTCACAATCACTCggt GCATCTTATCATTACAAGAGAACTGGCGTACGAGTAATGGGTCTTTGTCCTGGACTAACAGAGACTGCACTTACTATCAATAGTCCAAATAGACTATCATCAAGAATAATGAAAGCAGACTTTGTTAAAAACctagaaaatttatctattcaaAC GCCTTATATCGTAGCGAAAGGTTTGATGACAATTCTCAGATGTGGTGAATCCGGCAGCATATGGGTTATTGACAATGGACAAACACCATACGAAGTACTGACACCACATTACAAATCTTTGAAAAGATATTACAAGAACAATTTTATTCCCACGTTTACTCAACCAATGACGAAAGGACGACCAATGAGTGAACTTAGAATTTACGACAATAATATACGAACAGGACTTACAAGTTGtgcttaa
- the LOC103569620 gene encoding 15-hydroxyprostaglandin dehydrogenase [NAD(+)] isoform X1 — protein sequence MADFPDRKSRRASAEEKAKELEIIKGLVCGKNIIITGGASGLGYSFVNHFLEHGAKKVAIIDVDTAAGEQAVRIVTKTYGEEKIIFINADTSNHSQMFDTFTQLSKSMDSIDIVVNNAGILDERRWEKEIAVNVTGMLSVATLALQFMGKDQGHNGGVLVNIGQYFDFKTTAQLPVYTATKFAMIGLSQSLGASYHYKRTGVRVMGLCPGLTETALTINSPNRLSSRIMKADFVKNLENLSIQTPYIVAKGLMTILRCGESGSIWVIDNGQTPYEVLTPHYKSLKRYYKNNFIPTFTQPMTKGRPMSELRIYDNNIRTGLTSCA from the exons atgg ccgATTTTCCAGATCGTAAAAGTCGTCGTGCGTCTGCTGAAGAAAAAGCTAAAGaacttgaaataataaaaggtCTTGTttgtggaaaaaatattattataactggtGGAGCTTCTGGACTGGGTTACTCATTTGTTAATCACTTTCTTGAACATGGTGCAAAG aaagTTGCAATTATTGATGTGGATACAGCAGCTGGGGAGCAAGCTGTTAGAATAGTAACTAAAACCTAtggagaagaaaaaattattttcatcaatgcTGACACATCAAATCATTCACAAAtgtttg ataCATTTACTCAACTATCGAAATCTATGGATAGTATCGATATCGTAGTTAATAACGCAGGTATTTTAGATGAACGACGATGGGAAAAAGAAATCGCAGTCAATGTT ACTGGAATGTTATCTGTTGCAACTCTTGCACTACAATTTATGGGCAAGGATCAAGGACACAATGGAGGAGTTCTTGTAAATATAGgtcaatattttgattttaaaacaaCAGCTCAACTTCCAGTTTATACAGCAACTAAATTTGCAATGATCGGGCTTTCACAATCACTCggt GCATCTTATCATTACAAGAGAACTGGCGTACGAGTAATGGGTCTTTGTCCTGGACTAACAGAGACTGCACTTACTATCAATAGTCCAAATAGACTATCATCAAGAATAATGAAAGCAGACTTTGTTAAAAACctagaaaatttatctattcaaAC GCCTTATATCGTAGCGAAAGGTTTGATGACAATTCTCAGATGTGGTGAATCCGGCAGCATATGGGTTATTGACAATGGACAAACACCATACGAAGTACTGACACCACATTACAAATCTTTGAAAAGATATTACAAGAACAATTTTATTCCCACGTTTACTCAACCAATGACGAAAGGACGACCAATGAGTGAACTTAGAATTTACGACAATAATATACGAACAGGACTTACAAGTTGtgcttaa
- the LOC103569621 gene encoding 15-hydroxyprostaglandin dehydrogenase [NAD(+)], giving the protein MQIKDKKAIIIGTINRLGIAFCRELLRNGAEKIVMIGDEEIHDSEVSPIENLNVEFGEEKVTHFKNDISKSSELDVIFKEAINYLGGLEILINNADLLNETDITKAIDVNISTVIRSSLLGVQQMGKDMGGKGGIIVNVATIFGLEPVPQLPIYSTAKQAVISFSRSFAQPYHFKRTGVKVVVLCPGLSKLLTYPCEISENDDMKIIETESARVHPQKVETVAHGLVYVIRCAQNGSIWISENNKPVYEVQLPDVLPPKQKEDDSSNI; this is encoded by the exons atgcaaataaaagataaaaaagctATCATTATTGGCACAATTAATCGACTAGGAATAGCTTTTTGTCGTGAATTGCTACGAAATGGTGCTGAA aAAATTGTAATGATTGGAGATGAAGAGATTCATGACAGTGAAGTTTCtccaatcgaaaatttaaatgtcgaATTTGGCGAAGAAAAAGttacacattttaaaaatgatatatcaAAAAGTAGTGAATTAgatg tcATATTTAAAGaagcaataaattatcttGGAGGGCTTGAAATTCTCATTAATAATGCAGATCTTCTCAATGAAACGGACATAACGAAAGCTATTGACGTTAATATC TCTACTGTAATTCGTAGTAGCCTTCTAGGAGTACAACAAATGGGAAAAGATATGGGGGGTAAAGGAGGAATTATCGTTAATGTTGCAACAATTTTTGGCCTTGAACCTGTACCACAACTCCCTATTTATTCAACTGCGAAACAAGCAGTTATCAGTTTTAGCCGCTCATTtgca caaCCTTATCATTTTAAGAGAACAGGAGTTAAAGTCGTTGTACTTTGTCCAGGattatcaaaattactaaCCTATCCATGTGAAATAAGTGAAAATGatgatatgaaaattattgaaaccGAAAGTGCAAGAGTTCATCCGCAAAA agTTGAAACAGTTGCTCATGGATTAGTCTATGTGATAAGATGCGCACAGAATGGGAGTATTTGgataagtgaaaataataaaccagTTTATGAAGTACAACTTCCGGATGTACTGCCACCAAAACAAAAAGAAGATGAttcttcaaatatttaa